The following proteins are encoded in a genomic region of Pyramidobacter piscolens W5455:
- the cas8c gene encoding type I-C CRISPR-associated protein Cas8c/Csd1: protein MSWLQKLYDTYDNCAEVLKSNREIVDAPMLAPVGQMVQSVQVELTLDTGGKIIDARVIEEREEQNTFIPCTEDSQNRTSGACAHVLFDKLKYMAGDYYDYLWLKSNEEPSDKLRKKNEESRQEFHEARTLYMQRLNELAARCDGIVKKHLDVIVTYLKRNTLVSDLIARNILRGSIPEHIVAVQVPRKEIVKYPLYNRKIVPDVSEAFVRIRVHYPGEVRDKIWEVPAFWQSYKEYYLEKLEAERGTDLCYVQGWEIVPGLKHLCRIPFTNSKSKLISSNDSENFTYRGRFATSKQAMCVGYETSQKAFNALRWLVQKQSWHEKGQIYVIWGTKNQRIPAFDDDSADLLTEDPTDNSTFDGDINTREGFAKRLILVMQGYKKELDGASQVVVLGLNSATDGRLAVTYYQEVSGSDFLNRIENWHNTCQWLHTYKRDKKGEKKMHAFFGAPAPLDIIKAAYQISPADPRPKPQHPIPDHLLHATMDRLIPCILESRPLPGDLVKTLFRRASNPAAVKEDLDREMIMTITCALVRKYYNDRGQKEEITVALQPDYPDRSYQFGRLLAYAENIEGYVNKLDGENRQTNAERLMHQFSKRPMKTWQILESQLQPYTGKLQSSRFGLKARLMAEINEIVSGLSEWTDDLDKPLTELFILGYRCQLEKLQKDMKAAAEAKAQKEREKRAAEQQDSEE, encoded by the coding sequence ATGAGCTGGTTGCAAAAACTGTATGATACCTACGACAACTGTGCGGAGGTACTGAAATCGAATCGAGAGATTGTTGATGCTCCAATGCTTGCACCCGTAGGGCAGATGGTTCAATCCGTTCAGGTTGAACTAACGCTTGATACTGGAGGAAAGATTATCGATGCGCGGGTAATAGAAGAGCGCGAAGAACAGAACACGTTCATCCCATGTACGGAAGATTCTCAGAATCGAACGAGCGGCGCGTGCGCGCATGTACTCTTCGACAAGCTTAAGTATATGGCCGGCGACTACTATGATTATCTCTGGCTCAAAAGCAACGAGGAACCATCAGATAAACTTCGTAAGAAGAATGAAGAAAGCCGCCAGGAATTCCATGAAGCCCGTACACTTTATATGCAGCGCCTGAATGAACTAGCGGCACGATGTGATGGAATTGTCAAAAAGCATCTTGACGTAATCGTGACTTATTTAAAAAGGAATACTCTGGTATCGGACCTCATTGCACGGAATATCCTCAGAGGTAGTATTCCGGAGCATATTGTGGCTGTGCAGGTTCCTCGTAAAGAAATCGTAAAATATCCTCTTTACAATAGAAAAATCGTCCCTGATGTATCTGAGGCTTTTGTCCGAATCCGCGTTCATTACCCGGGAGAAGTGAGAGACAAAATTTGGGAGGTGCCGGCTTTCTGGCAGTCCTATAAAGAATACTATCTGGAAAAATTGGAGGCTGAACGCGGTACGGACTTATGTTATGTACAGGGGTGGGAAATTGTTCCCGGGCTGAAACATCTTTGTCGTATCCCATTTACGAACTCAAAGTCGAAACTGATCTCCTCAAATGATTCTGAGAACTTTACCTATCGAGGCCGCTTCGCTACGTCCAAACAGGCTATGTGTGTGGGGTATGAGACTTCGCAAAAAGCTTTTAACGCTCTGCGATGGTTGGTACAGAAACAGAGTTGGCATGAGAAAGGGCAGATTTATGTTATCTGGGGAACGAAAAACCAGAGAATCCCGGCCTTTGACGATGACAGCGCAGACCTTTTGACAGAGGATCCAACGGATAATTCGACTTTTGACGGCGATATTAATACCCGTGAGGGATTTGCGAAGCGTCTGATTCTTGTCATGCAGGGATACAAAAAAGAGCTGGATGGGGCTTCGCAAGTTGTCGTGCTGGGGCTGAATTCAGCTACAGACGGTCGGTTAGCCGTGACCTATTATCAAGAAGTGTCCGGCTCGGATTTTCTGAACCGAATCGAAAACTGGCACAATACCTGCCAATGGCTTCATACGTACAAGCGCGACAAGAAGGGCGAAAAGAAAATGCATGCCTTTTTCGGAGCCCCTGCGCCTCTGGATATCATCAAGGCGGCATACCAAATTTCTCCGGCTGATCCCAGACCTAAGCCCCAACACCCCATACCCGACCATCTGCTTCATGCCACAATGGATCGTTTGATCCCCTGCATTTTGGAGAGCCGCCCGTTGCCGGGGGATCTTGTCAAAACGCTGTTCAGACGCGCTTCAAATCCGGCGGCTGTAAAGGAAGACTTGGATCGCGAAATGATCATGACGATCACCTGCGCGCTTGTAAGAAAATACTATAACGATCGAGGACAAAAGGAGGAGATAACGGTGGCGCTTCAACCCGATTACCCGGATCGCAGTTATCAGTTCGGCCGCTTGCTGGCGTATGCTGAAAATATCGAAGGTTATGTGAACAAGCTCGACGGAGAGAACAGGCAGACCAATGCAGAGCGTTTGATGCATCAGTTCTCCAAGCGCCCCATGAAAACATGGCAGATTTTGGAATCACAGCTCCAGCCGTACACTGGAAAGTTACAGAGCTCAAGATTCGGACTAAAAGCCAGACTTATGGCGGAAATAAACGAAATTGTTTCTGGCTTGTCCGAATGGACAGATGATTTGGACAAACCGCTGACGGAACTTTTTATCCTCGGGTACCGCTGCCAGTTGGAAAAATTGCAGAAGGACATGAAAGCCGCCGCAGAAGCGAAAGCGCAAAAGGAACGCGAGAAAAGAGCTGCTGAGCAGCAAGATTCTGAAGAATAA
- the cas5c gene encoding type I-C CRISPR-associated protein Cas5c: MQKANRVAYQVWGEYALFSDPLTRVGGEKSTYPIPTYQALVGITESIYWKPTFIWYIDRVRVMNPIRMQTKGVKPILYAHGPNAAANTLSYYTYLYKVRYQVEAHFEWNPNMPDLAPDRNEDKHFQIAQRMIKRGGRRDIFLGTRECQGYVEPCTFGEGRGAYDQTPELGFGMMYHGLNYPSDTGREKLELRLWRPVMAYGIINFMLPYQCTEVRELCDWEKESFMLRRNCQPVEELCREAIQA, from the coding sequence ATGCAAAAAGCCAACAGGGTTGCTTATCAAGTCTGGGGAGAGTATGCGTTGTTCAGCGATCCCCTGACGCGGGTCGGAGGCGAGAAAAGCACCTACCCGATCCCGACGTATCAGGCGCTTGTCGGCATTACGGAGAGCATCTATTGGAAACCGACGTTCATCTGGTACATCGACCGAGTGCGCGTGATGAATCCCATCAGAATGCAGACGAAAGGAGTAAAGCCGATATTGTACGCGCATGGACCGAATGCGGCTGCGAACACGCTTTCGTACTACACGTATCTGTACAAAGTCCGTTATCAGGTCGAAGCCCATTTCGAATGGAATCCGAACATGCCCGACCTTGCTCCGGATCGCAACGAAGACAAACATTTTCAGATCGCGCAGCGAATGATCAAACGAGGCGGACGGCGGGATATCTTTCTCGGCACGCGCGAATGCCAGGGATATGTCGAACCGTGTACGTTTGGAGAAGGGAGGGGGGCTTACGATCAGACGCCTGAACTGGGTTTTGGCATGATGTATCATGGGCTCAATTATCCTTCTGATACTGGCAGGGAAAAGCTGGAACTGAGACTTTGGCGTCCTGTAATGGCGTATGGAATTATTAACTTTATGTTGCCATATCAATGCACCGAGGTCAGAGAACTGTGTGATTGGGAGAAAGAATCCTTTATGTTGAGGCGCAACTGCCAACCTGTGGAAGAGCTGTGCAGGGAGGCGATACAAGCATGA